A region from the Flavobacteriales bacterium genome encodes:
- a CDS encoding DUF2214 family protein, whose translation MMTLRFWLAVLHLIALAIGIAAVYGRWRALKRTKSTADLPDVFAADNWYGFAVIIWLVTGLVRAFGGYEKGTAYYLDSHWFLGKMTLFTIVFLLELYPMIMLIRCRRARKQGGLIDLGKTTLLARLTVAELPLLILMVVMAAALAGGCSSCVHAAMCSWSHGHMNTWAHGHGFLLRTIFA comes from the coding sequence ATGATGACCCTGCGTTTCTGGCTGGCCGTACTGCACCTCATCGCATTGGCCATCGGCATTGCTGCTGTGTATGGCCGTTGGCGAGCGCTGAAACGGACGAAGTCCACTGCCGATCTACCCGACGTTTTCGCTGCGGACAACTGGTACGGCTTTGCGGTCATCATCTGGCTCGTGACCGGTCTCGTGCGGGCTTTCGGTGGCTATGAGAAGGGCACAGCCTACTACCTGGACAGCCACTGGTTCCTTGGCAAGATGACGCTCTTCACCATCGTGTTCCTCCTGGAGCTCTACCCGATGATCATGCTCATCCGTTGTCGGCGCGCGCGCAAGCAAGGTGGTCTCATCGACCTTGGGAAGACAACACTGCTGGCCCGGCTCACCGTGGCCGAGCTGCCGCTGCTGATATTGATGGTGGTGATGGCCGCGGCATTGGCGGGGGGGTGTAGTTCATGTGTCCATGCGGCCATGTGCTCATGGTCGCATGGACACATGAACACATGGGCACATGGACATGGTTTTCTTTTGCGCACCATCTTCGCCTAA
- a CDS encoding alkane 1-monooxygenase — protein sequence MVKVDAPALSPTARKAARGRACLFLLALIGPLLGLAGLLGHGLWCWGFPLYGFALVPLADALLPAKHSAYTEEEEAAALREPLFDWIVYAIVPIHWGLLVLFFFTINEPGLNVWEVAGRIATMGMLCGVYGINVAHELGHRAKRSARNMARALLLSSLYMHFIVEHNRGHHRHVGTPKDPATARRGEMLYSFWVRTIVFSWMSAWSIETGRLRKAGLGVWSHHNEMLRYSALQLLFCIAVWWAFGTFTLLAFLAAAGIGVLLLETVNYIEHYGLMRVARADGSYGRVQHAHSWNSDHPLGRIVLFELTRHSDHHHTASKKYQVLEGVEAGAQLPTGYPGMMLLSLVPPIWTAVVHPRLDRLRAQHPELA from the coding sequence ATGGTGAAGGTTGATGCACCTGCATTGTCACCCACTGCCCGGAAAGCGGCACGGGGTCGCGCTTGCTTGTTCCTGCTCGCCTTGATCGGCCCTCTGCTCGGGCTTGCGGGCTTGCTGGGACATGGGCTGTGGTGCTGGGGCTTTCCGCTGTACGGCTTTGCACTTGTGCCATTGGCTGATGCCCTGCTGCCAGCAAAGCACAGCGCCTACACTGAAGAAGAGGAAGCCGCCGCACTGCGCGAGCCGTTGTTCGACTGGATCGTGTACGCCATTGTGCCCATCCACTGGGGCCTGCTCGTCCTGTTCTTCTTCACCATCAACGAACCGGGCCTGAACGTTTGGGAAGTCGCGGGGCGCATCGCCACCATGGGCATGCTCTGCGGGGTTTACGGCATCAACGTGGCGCACGAGCTCGGCCACCGCGCCAAACGGAGCGCGCGCAACATGGCCCGGGCGCTTCTGCTCTCTTCGCTTTACATGCACTTCATTGTGGAGCACAACCGTGGCCACCATAGGCACGTGGGCACACCGAAGGATCCCGCTACCGCACGCAGGGGTGAAATGCTCTACTCGTTCTGGGTGCGGACCATCGTCTTCAGTTGGATGAGCGCATGGAGCATTGAAACTGGACGGCTGCGGAAGGCCGGACTTGGCGTGTGGAGCCACCACAATGAAATGCTGCGGTACAGCGCGCTCCAATTGCTATTCTGCATTGCGGTTTGGTGGGCCTTCGGCACGTTCACGTTGCTGGCCTTCCTTGCGGCGGCGGGCATCGGTGTGCTCTTGTTGGAAACCGTGAACTACATCGAGCACTACGGTCTGATGCGCGTGGCGCGCGCCGATGGCAGCTATGGCCGCGTGCAGCATGCGCATTCGTGGAACAGCGATCATCCCCTTGGCCGCATCGTGCTCTTCGAACTAACGCGCCACAGCGACCACCATCACACGGCCAGCAAGAAGTACCAAGTGCTGGAAGGCGTTGAAGCCGGGGCGCAGCTGCCCACGGGCTATCCTGGCATGATGCTGCTGAGCCTTGTACCACCGATATGGACCGCTGTGGTCCATCCGCGCCTCGACCGCCTGCGTGCCCAACACCCCGAACTCGCATGA
- a CDS encoding GNAT family N-acetyltransferase encodes MVLRPAQASELSAVWTILQYAIEQRRLDGSTQWQDGYPNPDTVQSDLDRGAAYVLEENGELLLYAAILFEPEPAYETIEGRWLTNGPYAVLHRIAVSPQAKGKGIATAFFRMVEDLCRERGVPSIKVDTNFDNAPMLRILDKQGYTYCGEVYFRGKARRAYEKEVPIRK; translated from the coding sequence ATGGTCCTCCGCCCCGCACAAGCCTCGGAGCTTTCCGCCGTCTGGACCATCCTGCAATACGCCATCGAGCAGCGGCGCTTGGACGGTAGCACCCAATGGCAGGACGGTTACCCCAACCCGGACACCGTGCAAAGCGACCTGGACCGCGGCGCGGCCTACGTGCTGGAAGAGAACGGCGAACTGCTGCTCTACGCGGCGATTCTCTTCGAACCCGAACCCGCGTACGAAACCATTGAAGGGCGTTGGCTCACCAACGGACCGTATGCGGTGCTGCACCGCATAGCCGTTTCGCCACAAGCCAAGGGCAAGGGCATTGCCACGGCGTTCTTCCGCATGGTGGAGGATCTATGCCGTGAACGCGGCGTGCCGAGCATCAAGGTGGACACCAACTTCGACAATGCGCCCATGCTGCGCATCTTGGACAAGCAGGGCTACACGTATTGCGGAGAGGTGTACTTCAGAGGTAAAGCACGGAGAGCTTACGAGAAGGAAGTACCGATCAGAAAATGA
- a CDS encoding RES domain-containing protein, protein MSALRERDLSEATTAEIKQAFFDAVVICPFVAARIKSSDIGRAFYRARKNPGNPDDPSQYSYPNPDQTKVHRLRANLEDRPVFYGSDLPFTAFLEVRPGPGDEVFLSEWSLHCTRQILQLGFLPGNMPSHNPWFRYAVNQHLAVARHTESLGAYGGHIENLYQYVAHLFAEEESPYPLSSMLADSSLYGDDVDCIVYPSQGMRSEQCNIAVHPRVIDAFGELQRVARLEVVRVEQTYRYKLHQVGYPRNGKIQWEAPTRANTNWNGIKLLPFDQRGEM, encoded by the coding sequence TTGAGCGCACTTCGCGAACGAGACCTGTCGGAAGCTACCACCGCGGAGATCAAGCAAGCATTTTTCGATGCTGTCGTCATTTGTCCGTTCGTAGCGGCCCGCATCAAGTCGAGTGACATTGGCCGTGCTTTCTACCGTGCCCGGAAGAACCCCGGCAATCCGGACGACCCTTCGCAATACAGCTACCCGAACCCCGACCAAACCAAAGTGCATCGCCTTCGTGCAAACCTCGAAGACCGACCGGTGTTCTACGGGTCGGATCTGCCCTTCACTGCCTTCTTGGAAGTTCGACCTGGTCCAGGGGACGAAGTGTTCCTCAGCGAGTGGTCGTTGCATTGCACCCGCCAGATTCTCCAACTCGGATTTCTGCCTGGCAATATGCCCTCGCACAACCCGTGGTTTAGATATGCTGTCAACCAGCATCTGGCCGTTGCACGACACACGGAATCATTGGGGGCTTACGGCGGCCACATTGAAAATCTGTACCAGTATGTAGCCCACCTGTTTGCTGAGGAGGAATCACCATATCCTCTCTCTTCCATGCTAGCCGATAGCTCCCTCTACGGTGATGACGTCGACTGCATCGTGTACCCGAGCCAGGGAATGCGCAGCGAACAATGCAACATCGCTGTCCATCCAAGAGTCATCGATGCATTCGGGGAGCTACAGCGAGTAGCACGTTTGGAGGTTGTTCGTGTGGAACAGACGTATCGCTACAAGCTCCACCAAGTGGGGTATCCTCGGAACGGAAAAATCCAATGGGAAGCCCCGACCCGGGCGAATACCAACTGGAACGGGATTAAGCTGCTTCCCTTCGACCAGCGCGGAGAGATGTAA
- a CDS encoding YdeI/OmpD-associated family protein, producing the protein MASKLDTLEQVQVHSRAEWRAWLKKHHKRPEGIWLITYKKHVADKYLSFEDKVQEALCFGWIDSTPRKLDADRTMHYLSPRKPGSVWSAINKAHVERLVAQKLMTPAGLAKVEAAKADGSWHTLTSIDRMEMPADLAKALARSKTAQKHFNVFPPSAKKIILHWVTSAKTEETRKKRIATTVEMAAKNLRANQVPRKA; encoded by the coding sequence ATGGCGAGCAAGCTCGACACCCTGGAACAGGTGCAGGTGCACAGCCGCGCCGAGTGGCGCGCGTGGCTGAAGAAGCATCACAAGCGCCCCGAAGGCATCTGGCTCATCACCTACAAGAAGCACGTCGCTGACAAGTACCTCAGCTTCGAGGACAAGGTGCAGGAGGCGCTCTGCTTCGGGTGGATCGACAGCACGCCGCGCAAGCTGGATGCCGACCGCACCATGCACTACCTGAGCCCGCGCAAGCCGGGCAGCGTATGGAGCGCCATCAACAAGGCGCACGTGGAACGGCTGGTGGCGCAAAAGCTCATGACCCCCGCCGGCCTTGCGAAGGTGGAAGCGGCCAAGGCCGATGGCTCATGGCATACGCTCACCAGCATTGACCGGATGGAAATGCCCGCCGACCTGGCCAAGGCCCTTGCCCGCAGCAAGACCGCGCAGAAGCACTTCAACGTCTTCCCGCCCAGCGCCAAGAAGATCATCCTGCATTGGGTGACGAGCGCCAAGACCGAGGAGACCCGGAAAAAGCGGATCGCGACGACGGTGGAGATGGCGGCGAAGAACTTGCGGGCGAACCAGGTCCCGAGGAAGGCCTAG
- a CDS encoding insulinase family protein, with the protein MNRASMAPVAAALAVSASAQMRPIEFTEFDLDNGLHVILHEDHSTPIVNVSVMYHVGSKNEQPDRRGFAHFFEHLLFEGSANIERGEFSKYVEKAGGVLNANTNGDRTYYYEVLPSNQLELGLWLESERMLHAKVDQKGVDTQREVVKEERRQRYENQPYGSILIEVLQRAYAKHPYQWPTIGFMEDLNAASEADYQNFYRTFYVPNNAVLVVAGDIKPTEAKDLVKKYFNGIPKGKDIPEVTVVEPELGSEVRDIVKDNIQLPAVVQAYRIPANGTDDFYAVDMLNRLLSNGNSSRLQRRLKDQEEKALFVGSFSLPFEHPGLAIAFAVAAVGVDPDSVEASMNDEFARAGKEPVSEAELAKLKAQLETEYVQANSRITGVAENLASAYTFHGGTKQVNTELARYLAVTAADIQRVAKQYFVPQNRVVLHYVSQNAQN; encoded by the coding sequence ATGAACAGAGCCAGTATGGCACCCGTGGCGGCCGCCTTGGCCGTTTCAGCCTCAGCGCAAATGAGGCCCATCGAGTTCACCGAATTCGACCTGGACAACGGCCTGCACGTCATTCTCCACGAAGATCACAGCACGCCCATCGTCAACGTGAGCGTGATGTACCACGTGGGCAGCAAGAACGAACAGCCCGATCGCCGTGGCTTCGCGCACTTCTTCGAGCACCTGCTGTTCGAGGGCTCGGCAAACATCGAGCGGGGCGAATTCAGCAAGTACGTGGAGAAGGCCGGTGGCGTGCTGAACGCCAATACGAACGGCGACCGCACCTATTACTACGAGGTGTTGCCGAGCAATCAGCTCGAACTGGGCTTGTGGCTCGAGAGCGAACGCATGCTGCACGCCAAGGTGGACCAGAAAGGCGTGGATACGCAGCGTGAGGTGGTGAAGGAGGAGCGGCGCCAGCGCTATGAGAACCAACCCTACGGCAGTATTCTCATTGAAGTGCTGCAGCGGGCTTACGCGAAGCATCCCTATCAGTGGCCCACCATCGGCTTCATGGAGGACCTGAACGCGGCCAGCGAAGCCGACTACCAGAATTTCTACCGCACCTTCTACGTGCCGAACAACGCCGTGCTGGTGGTCGCAGGCGATATCAAGCCCACCGAGGCCAAGGACCTGGTGAAGAAGTACTTCAATGGCATCCCGAAGGGGAAGGACATCCCGGAAGTGACCGTGGTGGAGCCGGAGCTCGGAAGCGAGGTGCGCGACATCGTCAAGGACAACATCCAGCTGCCCGCGGTGGTGCAGGCTTACCGGATACCGGCCAACGGTACGGACGACTTCTACGCTGTTGACATGTTGAACCGGCTGCTGAGCAACGGTAATTCGTCGCGCTTGCAGCGGCGCTTGAAGGACCAGGAAGAGAAGGCCCTGTTCGTTGGCTCGTTCAGCCTGCCGTTCGAGCATCCCGGACTGGCCATCGCCTTCGCGGTTGCCGCGGTGGGTGTGGATCCCGACAGTGTTGAAGCCAGTATGAACGACGAGTTCGCTCGCGCGGGCAAGGAGCCCGTGAGCGAGGCCGAACTCGCCAAGCTGAAGGCCCAGTTGGAGACGGAGTACGTGCAGGCGAACAGCCGGATCACCGGCGTGGCCGAGAACCTGGCCAGCGCTTACACCTTCCACGGCGGCACGAAGCAAGTGAACACCGAATTGGCACGCTACCTGGCCGTTACCGCCGCTGACATCCAGCGGGTGGCCAAGCAATATTTCGTTCCGCAGAACCGCGTGGTGTTGCACTACGTTTCCCAAAACGCACAGAACTGA
- a CDS encoding DUF551 domain-containing protein, whose amino-acid sequence MSAATGWISTAERLPQDGERVLCWLPKNTVFLPGKTGASEERHAVIMKFAHEHFLKNPTKTGYAGSPHFWLGEGGSNKFFDDVTHWRPLPESP is encoded by the coding sequence ATGAGCGCCGCAACCGGCTGGATCAGCACAGCCGAGCGCTTGCCGCAGGACGGCGAGCGTGTACTGTGCTGGCTGCCCAAGAACACCGTCTTTCTGCCCGGCAAAACAGGAGCAAGCGAGGAACGCCATGCCGTCATCATGAAGTTCGCGCACGAGCACTTCCTGAAGAACCCCACGAAGACCGGCTACGCGGGCAGTCCGCATTTCTGGCTGGGCGAAGGTGGCAGCAACAAGTTCTTCGACGATGTGACGCACTGGAGGCCGCTGCCGGAGTCACCGTAG
- the sucC gene encoding ADP-forming succinate--CoA ligase subunit beta, giving the protein MNLHEYQGKSILQKYGVAIQRGLVAYNADEAVDQAKRLSQETGTKWWVVKAQIHAGGRGKGGGVKLAKSIDEVRERSEAIIGMMLKSPQTPPQGKKVHKVLIAEDVYYPGPSETKEYYMSVLLDRASGRNVIVYSTEGGMDIEEVAEHHPEKILKEFVDPRVGLRPFQCNKIATALGVTGPAKKAMSKFVADLYKAYEGCDAAMFEINPVLKTSDDKVIAVDAKVRLDGNALYRHPDYAEMRDKTEEDPIEVEAGEAGLNYVKLDGNVGCMVNGAGLAMATMDIIKLSGGEPANFLDVGGTADAARVEKGFRIILKDPSVKAILVNIFGGIVRCDRVAQGVVDAYKNIGDIKVPIIVRLQGTNAKEAKDLIDKSGLKVLSAVALQEAADRVKEVLK; this is encoded by the coding sequence ATGAACCTTCACGAGTACCAAGGCAAGAGCATCCTTCAGAAATACGGTGTCGCCATCCAGCGTGGTCTGGTGGCCTACAACGCCGACGAGGCCGTGGACCAGGCCAAGCGCTTGAGCCAGGAGACCGGTACCAAGTGGTGGGTGGTGAAGGCGCAGATCCACGCCGGTGGCCGTGGCAAGGGCGGTGGCGTGAAGCTGGCCAAGAGCATCGATGAGGTGCGCGAGAGGAGCGAGGCCATCATCGGCATGATGCTGAAGAGCCCGCAGACGCCCCCGCAGGGCAAGAAGGTGCACAAGGTGCTCATCGCCGAGGATGTGTACTACCCCGGCCCCAGCGAAACGAAGGAGTACTACATGAGCGTGCTGTTGGACCGCGCTAGCGGCCGCAACGTGATCGTGTACAGCACCGAGGGCGGCATGGACATCGAGGAGGTGGCCGAGCACCATCCCGAGAAGATCCTGAAGGAGTTCGTGGACCCGCGCGTGGGCCTGCGTCCCTTCCAGTGCAACAAGATCGCGACGGCCTTGGGCGTTACCGGCCCGGCCAAGAAGGCCATGAGCAAGTTCGTGGCCGACCTCTACAAGGCCTACGAAGGCTGCGATGCGGCCATGTTCGAGATCAACCCCGTGCTGAAGACCAGCGACGACAAGGTGATCGCCGTGGACGCCAAGGTGCGCCTCGATGGCAATGCCCTCTACCGTCACCCGGACTACGCCGAAATGCGCGACAAGACCGAGGAGGATCCCATTGAAGTGGAAGCCGGCGAAGCGGGCCTCAACTACGTGAAACTCGACGGCAACGTGGGTTGCATGGTGAACGGCGCTGGCCTGGCCATGGCAACAATGGACATCATCAAGCTGAGCGGTGGCGAGCCGGCCAACTTCCTCGATGTGGGCGGCACGGCCGATGCAGCGCGCGTGGAGAAGGGCTTCCGCATCATCCTGAAGGACCCCAGCGTGAAGGCCATCCTGGTGAACATCTTCGGCGGCATCGTGCGCTGCGACCGCGTAGCGCAGGGCGTGGTGGACGCCTACAAGAACATCGGCGACATCAAGGTGCCCATCATCGTGCGTCTGCAAGGCACTAACGCCAAGGAGGCCAAGGACCTCATCGACAAGAGCGGCCTGAAGGTGCTCAGCGCGGTGGCCTTGCAGGAGGCAGCGGACCGGGTGAAGGAGGTGTTGAAGTGA
- a CDS encoding DUF4412 domain-containing protein, with amino-acid sequence MKTLPALGFVLLANALHAQVDMNAILQQQGLNMRMEDDNDPFVPNAFTGSFRMETHLFENGAEKKDSPMNMRYWSSPEMSMVQMALPGQPSEGMKLLTDHKGKWQYMLMADASGKRMAMKSKKKKMVMTGQAQDAPNPEVKVTVTRETKTIDGHLCTKVIGTSTKGTWTGWVAMKLTSPMKDIAKSVDMGDRDVAAEVSKLNGFPLEYEWLSTDGKERVVCNVHELSTTAVDAATFSLDGYEVVVIPGM; translated from the coding sequence ATGAAAACGCTTCCTGCCCTCGGCTTCGTCCTGTTGGCCAATGCCCTGCACGCCCAGGTGGACATGAACGCCATCCTGCAGCAGCAAGGGTTGAACATGCGCATGGAGGACGATAACGACCCCTTCGTGCCCAACGCGTTCACCGGCAGCTTCCGCATGGAGACGCACCTGTTCGAGAACGGCGCCGAGAAGAAGGACAGCCCCATGAACATGCGCTACTGGAGCAGCCCGGAGATGAGCATGGTGCAGATGGCCCTGCCCGGTCAGCCCAGCGAAGGCATGAAGCTGCTCACCGACCACAAGGGCAAGTGGCAATACATGCTGATGGCCGACGCCAGTGGCAAACGCATGGCCATGAAGAGCAAGAAGAAGAAGATGGTGATGACCGGTCAAGCGCAGGATGCCCCCAACCCGGAAGTGAAAGTGACCGTGACGCGGGAGACCAAGACCATCGACGGGCACCTGTGCACCAAGGTGATCGGCACCAGCACCAAGGGCACCTGGACGGGTTGGGTGGCCATGAAGCTCACCTCGCCGATGAAGGACATCGCGAAGAGCGTGGACATGGGCGACCGCGACGTGGCCGCGGAAGTCAGCAAGCTGAACGGCTTCCCGCTGGAGTACGAGTGGCTATCGACTGATGGCAAGGAGCGCGTGGTGTGCAACGTGCACGAGCTGAGCACTACTGCGGTTGATGCGGCCACCTTCAGTTTGGACGGCTACGAGGTGGTGGTGATCCCCGGCATGTGA
- a CDS encoding cation:proton antiporter, which translates to MSHLPPFITDLGLILSVAAVTTLVFKRIKQPVVLGYIIAGFLVSPHVAFMPTVIDEANVRTWSEIGVIFLLFGLGLEFSFKKLAQVGGAAAVTALTTVAFMLCAGYATGQALGWSSMDSLFLGGILSISSTTIIIRAFDELGLKTQAFARLVVGVLVIEDLVAILLLVLLSTVAVSQQFSGGELMLELGKLGFFLMLWFVGGIVLIPTLLDRTRRFMNDEMLLIVSIALCLTMAYLASLAGFSAALGAFIMGSILAETLLAERIEHLLMPVKDLFGAVFFVSVGMLIDPQVLVAEWPTVLLISAVILIGQPLSSGLGALLAGQPLKRSVQASMSLSQIGEFSFIIATLGVSLGVTSPLLYPIAVAVSVVTTFVSPFMIRASSNTSSLLERKLPSAWVAAVERYSQQTEQVKVTSDWRKLLRAYGLNLAAFLLLSLALIFIGSRYLPPRLEPGFGWFDGRFIAGLITLLAIVPCIWAMSFRRIQRDAYRHLWLNKRSLRGPLAAIEVVRLSVAIVVLAILVNEFFGTGTAFIAALIVLVAAMLILRTRLQSFYQRVEEHFLLNFYQRERRKQRPALAPWDLHLAELELPPASEAVGRSLVELRLRERFGVNVALIERGERTIPVPPRDERLLPGDNLVLIGTDEQLAEANKTLTAEPNVEESLVEKTDIQLEKYRVIPRSPLIGLSIRRSGIREMGRSLVTGIERGDERIINPESDAVFAQDDLIWLVGDAEAMHAFMAGGKGTLE; encoded by the coding sequence ATGAGCCACCTGCCACCCTTCATCACCGACCTCGGACTGATCCTGTCCGTGGCTGCTGTGACGACGCTGGTGTTCAAGCGGATCAAACAACCCGTGGTGCTGGGCTACATCATTGCCGGGTTCCTGGTAAGCCCTCACGTGGCCTTCATGCCCACGGTGATCGATGAAGCGAACGTGCGGACCTGGAGCGAGATCGGCGTCATTTTCCTGCTGTTCGGGCTCGGTTTGGAGTTCAGCTTCAAGAAACTGGCGCAGGTGGGCGGCGCTGCGGCTGTTACCGCATTGACCACCGTGGCCTTCATGCTGTGCGCCGGCTATGCAACGGGCCAAGCCTTGGGCTGGAGCAGCATGGACAGCCTCTTCCTCGGCGGCATCCTGTCGATCAGTTCCACCACCATCATCATCCGTGCCTTCGACGAGCTGGGCTTGAAGACGCAAGCGTTCGCACGGCTTGTTGTGGGGGTGCTGGTGATCGAAGACCTGGTGGCCATCCTGTTGTTGGTGCTGCTGAGCACAGTGGCCGTGAGCCAGCAGTTCAGCGGTGGTGAGCTGATGCTGGAATTGGGCAAGCTCGGGTTCTTCCTCATGCTGTGGTTCGTTGGTGGCATTGTGCTGATCCCCACACTGCTCGACCGCACGCGCCGGTTCATGAACGACGAGATGCTGCTGATCGTCTCCATCGCCCTGTGCCTCACCATGGCTTACCTGGCATCACTGGCCGGGTTCAGCGCGGCGCTGGGGGCCTTCATCATGGGGAGCATCCTGGCGGAGACGCTACTGGCCGAGCGCATCGAGCACCTGCTGATGCCGGTGAAGGACCTCTTCGGCGCGGTGTTCTTCGTTTCAGTTGGCATGCTCATCGACCCGCAAGTGCTGGTGGCGGAGTGGCCCACCGTGCTGCTCATCAGCGCCGTGATCCTCATCGGGCAACCGCTGAGCAGCGGACTGGGCGCCCTGCTGGCCGGGCAACCGTTGAAGCGCTCCGTGCAGGCCAGCATGAGCCTGTCGCAGATCGGGGAGTTCTCGTTCATCATCGCAACGCTGGGTGTTTCGTTGGGGGTCACCAGCCCTCTCCTCTACCCTATTGCCGTGGCCGTGTCCGTCGTCACCACGTTCGTGTCACCGTTCATGATCCGCGCGTCATCGAACACAAGTTCGCTATTGGAACGCAAGCTGCCCTCGGCTTGGGTGGCTGCCGTCGAACGGTACAGCCAGCAGACCGAACAGGTGAAAGTGACCAGCGACTGGCGGAAACTGTTGCGCGCTTATGGGCTCAATCTGGCTGCGTTCCTGCTGCTTTCCCTGGCGCTGATCTTCATCGGAAGCCGGTACCTGCCGCCCCGGCTCGAACCCGGCTTCGGTTGGTTCGACGGTAGGTTCATTGCCGGACTGATCACCTTATTGGCCATTGTTCCGTGCATCTGGGCCATGTCGTTCCGGCGCATCCAGCGCGATGCTTACCGGCACCTCTGGCTGAACAAACGATCGCTCCGCGGGCCGCTGGCGGCAATTGAGGTCGTGCGCCTTTCAGTGGCCATAGTGGTGTTGGCGATCCTCGTGAACGAGTTCTTCGGGACGGGCACCGCGTTCATCGCTGCGCTCATCGTCCTCGTGGCTGCCATGCTCATCCTGCGTACACGGCTCCAGTCCTTCTACCAACGCGTGGAGGAGCACTTCCTATTGAATTTCTACCAACGTGAACGCCGCAAGCAACGGCCTGCGCTGGCACCGTGGGACCTGCATTTGGCCGAGCTGGAGTTGCCACCTGCTTCGGAAGCGGTGGGCAGAAGCCTTGTCGAGTTGCGGCTGCGCGAACGCTTCGGGGTGAACGTGGCGCTCATCGAACGCGGTGAGCGGACCATACCGGTGCCTCCACGCGACGAACGTTTGCTCCCCGGCGACAACCTCGTGCTCATCGGCACGGATGAGCAGCTCGCCGAAGCGAACAAGACCCTGACGGCCGAACCGAACGTTGAGGAGTCCTTGGTGGAGAAGACCGACATCCAGTTGGAGAAGTACCGCGTGATACCCCGCTCCCCGCTCATCGGGCTCAGCATCCGCAGATCGGGCATACGCGAAATGGGCCGCTCACTGGTGACGGGCATCGAACGCGGCGACGAGCGCATCATCAACCCCGAGAGCGATGCGGTGTTCGCGCAGGACGACCTCATCTGGCTCGTTGGCGATGCTGAAGCCATGCATGCCTTCATGGCCGGTGGCAAAGGCACCTTGGAATGA
- a CDS encoding ABC transporter ATP-binding protein: protein MITANGIRKRYGTLEVLKGVDLHVAKGEVVSIVGASGAGKSTLLQIIGTLDKSDSGTLAIDGADIGQLGTRALSAFRNKHIGFVFQFHHLLPEFTALENVMMPGLIAGRSMGDCAPRAEELLARLNVAERKEHKPGQMSGGEQQRVAVARALFNSPSVVLADEPSGNLDSAHARELHQLFFDLRKELGQTFVIVTHNEELADMADRKLVMKDGVI, encoded by the coding sequence ATGATCACCGCTAACGGCATCCGCAAGCGTTATGGCACCCTGGAAGTGCTCAAAGGAGTTGACCTGCACGTGGCGAAGGGCGAAGTGGTGAGCATCGTGGGGGCCAGCGGCGCGGGCAAAAGCACCCTGCTGCAGATCATCGGCACCCTCGACAAGTCGGACAGCGGCACGTTGGCCATCGACGGTGCGGACATCGGCCAGCTGGGCACACGGGCACTGAGCGCCTTCCGCAACAAGCACATCGGCTTCGTGTTCCAGTTCCACCACCTGCTGCCGGAATTCACGGCCTTGGAGAACGTGATGATGCCTGGCCTCATCGCCGGACGCAGCATGGGCGATTGTGCGCCGCGTGCCGAAGAACTATTGGCCCGCTTGAACGTGGCCGAACGCAAAGAGCACAAGCCCGGTCAGATGAGCGGCGGCGAGCAGCAGCGGGTTGCCGTGGCCCGCGCCCTCTTCAACAGCCCCAGTGTTGTGCTCGCCGATGAACCCAGCGGCAACCTGGACAGCGCCCACGCCCGCGAGCTGCACCAGCTCTTCTTCGACCTGCGCAAGGAGCTCGGCCAGACCTTCGTGATCGTCACCCACAACGAAGAACTGGCCGACATGGCGGACCGGAAGCTGGTGATGAAGGATGGCGTGATCTGA